A single window of Mangifera indica cultivar Alphonso chromosome 18, CATAS_Mindica_2.1, whole genome shotgun sequence DNA harbors:
- the LOC123201468 gene encoding CBL-interacting protein kinase 2-like, producing the protein MENKGSIVMQRYELGKLLGQGTFAKVHHARNLKTGMSVAIKIIDKEKVLKVGLINQIKREISVMRLVKHPNVVELYEVMASKTKIYFVMEYVKGGELFNKVAKGKLKEDVTRKYFQQLISAVDYCHSRGVCHRDLKPENLLLDEQGNLKISDFGLSALAETKRQDGLLHTTCGTPAYVAPEVINRKGYDGSKADVWSCGVVLYVLLAGYLPFHDSNLMELYRKIGKAEFKFPTWFSQEVRLLLSKILDPNPSTRISMAKIMENSWFCKGLEIPVVYETEGKELTPLDTDAAFTLNENSSTTAELKAELAKPCNLNAFDIISFSAGFNLSSLFEKREQRKEMRFPSNKSASTIISKLEVIAKRLRLRVRKINGGLLKMEGSKEGRKGVLGIDAEIFEITPHFHLMEIKKSSGDTLEFQKMMQQEIRPALKDIIWTWQGEQHQQQQKQQEEQQARQPEQQEVQPSQALPLQQVNPALDS; encoded by the coding sequence ATGGAAAATAAAGGAAGCATAGTGATGCAACGGTATGAATTAGGAAAATTACTAGGCCAAGGAACCTTTGCCAAGGTTCACCATGCGAGAAATCTTAAAACTGGCATGAGTGTGGCCATTAAGATAATTGACAAAGAGAAAGTCTTGAAAGTTGGATTGATCAATCAGATTAAGCGAGAAATATCTGTGATGAGATTGGTTAAGCACCCAAATGTGGTGGAGCTTTATGAGGTCATGGCGAGCAAAACCAAGATTTACTTTGTAATGGAATATGTTAAAGGTGGTGAGCTTTTCAACAAGGTAGCCAAAGGAAAACTCAAGGAGGATGTTACAAGGAAATATTTTCAACAGCTGATTAGTGCTGTTGATTACTGTCACAGTAGAGGTGTCTGTCATCGAGATCTAAAGCCTGAAAACCTGTTGTTGGATGAGCAGGGTAATCTTAAGATCTCTGATTTTGGATTGAGTGCCCTTGCCGAAACTAAGCGTCAAGATGGGTTACTCCACACAACCTGCGGGACCCCTGCTTATGTTGCTCCGGAAGTGATTAACAGAAAAGGTTATGATGGCTCTAAAGCTGATGTATGGTCATGTGGAGTTGTCTTGTATGTTCTACTAGCTGGCTATCTCCCGTTTCATGATTCAAATCTGATGGAGTTGTATAGGAAGATTGGTAAGGCAGAGTTTAAATTCCCTACCTGGTTTTCCCAGGAAGTACGCTTGCTGTTGTCAAAAATCTTGGATCCAAACCCAAGTACAAGGATATCCATGGCCAAAATTATGGAAAATTCTTGGTTTTGCAAGGGGTTGGAGATACCTGTTGTTTATGAAACAGAAGGGAAAGAATTGACCCCTCTTGACACTGATGCAGCTTTTACTCTGAATGAAAACAGCAGTACTACAGCAGAGTTGAAGGCTGAATTAGCAAAACCTTGCAACTTGAACGCTTTCGATATCATTTCCTTTTCTGCAGGCTTTAACTTGTCTAGTTTATTCGAGAAGAGAGAGCAAAGAAAGGAAATGAGATTCCCCTCCAACAAGTCAGCCTCAACCATCATCTCTAAGTTGGAAGTCATTGCTAAACGTCTTCGGCTGAGAGTAAGAAAGATAAATGGAGGTTTGCTGAAAATGGAAGGGTCCAAGGAAGGCAGGAAAGGAGTGTTAGGAATCGATGCAGAAATCTTTGAAATCACTCCCCATTTCCATTTGATGGAGATTAAAAAGAGCAGTGGAGATACACTTGAGTTTCAGAAAATGATGCAACAAGAGATAAGACCAGCTCTCAAAGACATTATTTGGACTTGGCAAGGAGAGCAGCATCAGCAGCAACAGAAACAACAAGAAGAACAACAAGCACGACAGCCAGAGCAGCAAGAGGTACAGCCTTCTCAAGCCCTCCCACTGCAGCAGGTAAACCCAGCTCTGGATTCATGa
- the LOC123201469 gene encoding prosaposin-like isoform X1, producing MEWRVGLLFLFLLGASWASGARELGYSEFVVVQISKQGQVEGGALENDNVCTLCEEFVAKAVDYLVENKTQTEIVDMLHMSCSRLGSFKQQCITLVDYYAPLFFLEVSTVQPSEFCKTVNLCQQMAIFSSQLREDSCGLCHQAVSEVLVKLKDPDTQLDILELLLKGCDSIQNYVKECKKMVFEYGPVILTNAEQFLETTDVCTVLHACSLPSTGDEPSSIKEAAEVLADS from the exons ATGGAGTGGAGAGTTGggctcttatttctttttctgttgGGTGCTAGCTGGGCTTCTGGTGCAAGAGAACTGGGATACTCCGAGTTTGTAG TTGTGCAGATAAGCAAGCAGGGGCAAGTAGAGGGGGGAGCTTTGGAAAATGATAATGTGTGCACACTTTGTGAGGAATTTGTTGCCAAAGCAGTTGATTACCTTGTTGAGAACAAGACCCAAACTGAGATCGTAGACATGCTTCACATGAGCTGCTCTCGTTTGGGTTCTTTCAAACAGCAG TGTATCACTTTGGTGGACTATTATGCTCCTCTCTTCTTTTTGGAGGTCTCCACTGTGCAACCTTCAGAGTTCTGTAAAACGGTCAACCTCTGTCAACAAATGGCAATCTTCTCTTCACAACTACGTGAAGATAGCTGTGGGCTTTGTCACCAAGCTGTTTCAGAAGTACTGGTCAAATTGAAAGATCCTGACACACAG CTTGATATACTTGAGCTGCTTTTGAAGGGATGTGATTCCATTCAGAACTATGTCAAGGAG TGCAAGAAGATGGTCTTTGAATATGGGCCAGTGATCCTTACAAACGCAGAGCAATTTCTGGAAACAACCGATGTATGTACTGTGCTTCACGCCTGCAGTTTGCCTTCTACTGGTGATGAGCCTAGCAGCATTAAGGAAGCAGCGGAGGTATTGGCCGATTCATAA
- the LOC123201469 gene encoding prosaposin-like isoform X2 — protein sequence MEWRVGLLFLFLLGASWASGARELGYSEFVVVQISKQGQVEGGALENDNVCTLCEEFVAKAVDYLVENKTQTEIVDMLHMSCSRLGSFKQQCITLVDYYAPLFFLEVSTVQPSEFCKTVNLCQQMAIFSSQLREDSCGLCHQAVSEVLVKLKDPDTQCKKMVFEYGPVILTNAEQFLETTDVCTVLHACSLPSTGDEPSSIKEAAEVLADS from the exons ATGGAGTGGAGAGTTGggctcttatttctttttctgttgGGTGCTAGCTGGGCTTCTGGTGCAAGAGAACTGGGATACTCCGAGTTTGTAG TTGTGCAGATAAGCAAGCAGGGGCAAGTAGAGGGGGGAGCTTTGGAAAATGATAATGTGTGCACACTTTGTGAGGAATTTGTTGCCAAAGCAGTTGATTACCTTGTTGAGAACAAGACCCAAACTGAGATCGTAGACATGCTTCACATGAGCTGCTCTCGTTTGGGTTCTTTCAAACAGCAG TGTATCACTTTGGTGGACTATTATGCTCCTCTCTTCTTTTTGGAGGTCTCCACTGTGCAACCTTCAGAGTTCTGTAAAACGGTCAACCTCTGTCAACAAATGGCAATCTTCTCTTCACAACTACGTGAAGATAGCTGTGGGCTTTGTCACCAAGCTGTTTCAGAAGTACTGGTCAAATTGAAAGATCCTGACACACAG TGCAAGAAGATGGTCTTTGAATATGGGCCAGTGATCCTTACAAACGCAGAGCAATTTCTGGAAACAACCGATGTATGTACTGTGCTTCACGCCTGCAGTTTGCCTTCTACTGGTGATGAGCCTAGCAGCATTAAGGAAGCAGCGGAGGTATTGGCCGATTCATAA